The Liolophura sinensis isolate JHLJ2023 chromosome 6, CUHK_Ljap_v2, whole genome shotgun sequence genomic sequence taagtgaaatatttttgagtagggaGTAAAAAACAGCAATCTGTCAAATCAGTTAGTCAGACAAAGGTTtgaggcactctggtttcttccaccaataaaactgactgctactgtataagtgaaaaattgtgatATGACAACAACAGTCAGATAAACAGATTTATCAGCTTACGGGCAACATGGATGACAGCAGTCCTAGTACACTTGCTGCTTTGTAACCCTTAGTGATACCCGGCTTGAGTGGTTAAATCTAGTCCTGCCAAGTTGTAAGTCAGGCTGTCCGTATTGGATTGCTGTTGAGGAGAAAGGCATACACTTGAACATCTGAGATATTGAAAGCACTTGCACTCATAGGTACATGTGAATCGAGAACTATTTTGCTATTGGCACTATTTTTATAGGCTCTTTTTTATTTGGTAATGACACTTGGTGCTATTCCCTTAATTTTGCTTGAAAGGAaatgttttttacatgtacatagacataTTGACATGCTTGTCAGTAGATGTACGTAGACAAATTGACATgcttgtcagtacatgtacgtagacATATTGACATgcttgtcagtacatgtacatacatattgaCATGCttgtcaatacatgtacataaacattttgacatgcttgtcagtacatgtacgtagacATATTGACATgcttgtcagtacatgtacataaacattttGACATGCTTGTCAAAGACAAAAGATATGTCTATGTACATAGACATATTGACAGgcttgtcagtacatgtacatgtatgtacattgcaCACCTTAAATGATGATGCCAATTTGTTGCACCACAAATACTAATTTGCTCTCCCTAgctgacatatatgtatttcttatATTGATACATCCAATAAGggtacgttaaaccccaagcactcacttactccaAAAAGGGTTTATCAATGTGAAAAACCTGGATATTTTTCCAATTCATGTTTTATGctaaatttttacattattacCAGATTACAATTTACAAACTGGTAGGGACCAAccacagttttatttaaaacaagaaatggttttgtgtgtCTTTTAAGACAGtttatcattataattaagGTTGTAATGACTTACTGTTGTTTCATAGTTAAAGGCTAGAAGCAGTGTATTTGGTATACTGTAGGCCTGCATGTGTATGTTGACTTTCACTTGTTATAATAGTCATTGTATTTGTAGCAGTGTTTAATGCATCACTTTGCAGCTTAAGTGTATTGGTTCAAATAAAAACGAATCTCATAAATTTcaatataattattttatttaatgtttttcttcatATGTTGATGTTATAACTCTTTGATATTTTGACTTAATGGTCCATTTTATCATTAAACTTTACTATTGTATAGTATAAGTTGCGTTGTCTCTGACTGGCAATGAGGTCTACAGTTCGATGTGGGCCACTGTatcacagctgtacattgtTGGTTACTTTATTTCTGTGGGAGAAATATTTGCTTAATTTTGCCATTATTTATAAGAGTTACATTATATTGTGTGAGTTGGGCCTTGGGCTTAATTTTACCTTTTACCTTGTCTGTCAACATACACCGTTACAGCCATGAGAACGAAACAAGCTGATCACTGTCAAATATCTTGTTTATAGATGTATAGTGATCACTTGCATGGCCAGTTGTTGCAAGGCATGCCAAGTTGTTAGAAGACCTATTTGTGTTTTAGCTGTATCCTTTTGGCATAAGACATGGactgtattatttatatgtgAACATTTCTGAAAGTAAGGAACAAAATTATTGACTGTTGTGTCAGTTCATACTTtaattctttgaccttttcgcatgtttgcaaggtgttgaTTCGAGCTTGTTCTGAGAAGACTATCCCccgtagattgataaaattttgtgaagtcctgaaattggtgAACCCAAACCAATGCACATTTAgtatgaaaaggttgagaaattagggtaaatgTATGTGCAGTGTATTATGGCAATTTTTAGAACAGAAGGATGCCAACAATACTTGTTTTCATGTTGACAGTATGTTAAGtatgaacattttcaaataagCAGCTAGGCCTATTGACCTAAACTTTCCTccatgaatttgtttttaattttttctgattttgaaaGTTCTTGGACAGATGTTCagggaaaaattgttcaaaggtgtatttaatttaagttGGGCTTAaaacttaataccagtctcatcctgATACAAAGTAAATGACCCTATAGACTGGACTAACGGTAATACCGAGCTTAAGTCCTAGCACAATTTTGAACATCTGGACCCTAAGGTTGTTTGGAAGGAAGGATGATGTTCTGTTGAAAACATGTAAGTtacagcaccaaaagtaacattttatgacatttatgtggccataaaaattcacattttctgtggagaaatttgagatcatttacagTATATCTTGTTGTCATGTGATCATTTACATGGGGGACTATTTTCCTTTGGAGTTTGGAACAATCTTACCACACTCATGAGGTCATGTCAGATGATATTGAACAGTGATCAGTGCCAAATTATGCTCCCCAGGTTGATGGCATACTTGGATTTCTGTACACTAAATTATTACATATTAGTCAGGCTAACTCTTGTGATTCTGTACATTGTAACATAGGCGGTACATTGTAACGTAAGCTGTACATTGTAACTCAGGCTGTACATTGTGACTCAGGCTGTACATTGTAACATAGGCTGTACATTGTAACATAGGCTGTACATCGTAACTCAGGCTGTACAAGTAACACtatttatttggtggtttgAATAACAGTTTTGTTAACTATTGTATGTGTGCTTACAAGTATACTCCCAAACTCTTGTGTGAATATTGCCATGTCACTACATGGTAGTGAAGGCCTTTGAAATTAACTTCATTTGCAAAAAATTACCTAGAGCCCTGtagtttttaatgattttttgttaatatgaaGGCACCACCCAGCTCTGTGCATATGACCATTAACACATGTATAGCATTTTTTAGCCACATATTAGTCCGGCAGGAGACTATCAGTTTACACCTCACCTGTCAGTCCCTCAGGAATCAGTTTTCTGGacctttttttcaaaacatctgATTGCATTGTATTAGCACTTATAGCTTCACTATGACAAGTTACATATCATGTTTGGGATTTGACCCATTTCATCCTTTTCGGACAAAATGATGGCTGTTTTTGCCCAATTTTGGACTTAGTTTTCTGGGCTTTTTCCAAAACAGTTTGTTATATTGAATTGAAGCTTGGTATGTGGCTTCAACCTGGTAAGTTACAGATCACCTTTGAGTTGATGTTACAGTCGGTTTATATTGTGAATTGAAGCTTGTTATGTGGCTTCAgtctgacaagttacagatcagcTTTCGAGTTGATATTGTGGGCAGTTAATGTTGTGAATTGAAGCTTGGTATGTGGCTTCACAAATACAACTTACAGGTGAAAGAGTTTTGAACATTTTCGTTGAATTTCCACATTATTGACCGTGTTTGTCTTATTTTTGTGGTAGCCATTGTTTTGACGACTCAAGCTGGTAGGGGACATGAATTTTTCGCTATACTTTTGCTATTTTGCTCAATAATGTAATGGTCAGATTACATACCTATGTTAAAACATGCTTTTACACAATCTTTTACAACTCAAGTAaaatttgaagacaaaattgttgatttttaaaatgttgaaatgggACAATACCGTACAAATTATTTTGCCTTTAAGTCAGTGTGTGTTCTGCTAGCATGTagaagatttacagtgtatttcaagttttaaaaaTCGTGAATCTGTTTAAGTGTATGGATGCAGACTGAATGACTGGTGCGcatgttttttgttaaatatgtcCCAGCTTTTGAGATGGCTTCCATCTTCTGAGTTCTTGGTTGAAAGTCACAAAATAAGCATTTATAGGAAGAGGAGTACACCTACTTCACCTTTCTCAAATGACTGCTACTGTCTGATCTGTTCAAATGAGCACATTTATCTTGCTTGTACTGTTCTTACTTCCAGCATTCTTGTATATAACTGTTCACAAAATTATCATTAaatgtcagtacatgtatattaaacgATTTAgttgttattttctttgtcATCGGCTGTGTTGACGTCACACCACTGATCTGTGGTCTTACTTGAGGAAATGGTTATCAGTACGGGTGTTCAAGATATAGCACTGCAGATGGGGCAGAGTGGGACAAGCAGATGTGTAGTTTAACAACTATCCCTGTGTAGTTTGAGGCGTGCTGAACTTAAATGATGCATGTTTACCAGTCCATTATTCTAAAATATGACCTACCCTCAAATAGGGATGACAACCATAGTTTACATGCTCATATTTTCAACATGTCAGAACATTCAGGCCATCTCACGTTCAATTGGTTAAGGACTGTCTAcctatatatgatatatgcatAATACTTCTGTTGTCCAAAATTTCAATGCACATTTTAAACACTTTAAAAGCATGCTGCTTTAGTGTTAATATGAGACTCTTGCGATTCAAGGGTGGAAACATGGAGACATGCTAGGACTGATATGGTTTTGGGGCACAAGGTCTAATCTAAAGGATGGGTGGGTATATACAATAGCTAATATTATTCGTAACTGATAACTTACTTACTGAAATATTTAGTCGattttttgttatgaaaattCAGTAAATTAGTCTCCTACAGATGATTTCCTATAccgtatatatcccatgttaaaATGCTGATTAACCCTTGAGTGATATAAAACGTCACAGTGCACAGGGCAGTCACTATGATGTCGGATTGCCTGCATTATAAGGAATTATAAGaaaactttcaacattattttgggcACATCATTAAGTTTTCTGTAGCAAGCCTGTCTCACTGCAGCCACACCAGAATGCAGGAACAAACACACCAGATACCATTCCTCACCAGtaacaccatatacatgtagcagacacAGGGTTTGAACCCCCATCCTCATCTCCCTAGGCATTCTAACCTATTTGTTATCACAGTGCATTCTTGTGATAAGGGAATCCAAACATTACTCCATTATCGGATTATAAGGGTTTGCACATTCCTATTACAAAAATTGTGCAAGAAGATCGCCACGAAAACTGCACAAGCCTAGTGCATCCTCCACATTTTTTACTAAAACAAGAAGCCAAATGCACAACTCTAGCTAAAACACAAAGGCACAGCTATGCCTTTACAAGATGGTActggtcttccaccaatatgatcaGCATAACTCTACATCACATGGCCAAGTATGCGAGGAAcacctccacccataaaaccatTCGCCATCAAGTATGtggaaaattcttaaatatggcaTTCAGCAAAAACCAAATAACTAATAGAATGTGAAAAGCTTGTGGGAAGTAAAACATGTCTTACATCTGACAATGAAATTTCCCCCTTTCATAAGAGGATTTTCCACTTTGCAACTcacatttaagaaataaattcatATGCTCACTAGAAATCTAAAGCCAGAATCTcctttaatattttgttaatttatctgATTCTTCTTtatcgccatactcaagaattgttcactttaATACGTAACAGGTGTCAAGCATCCTTACTGCAATTTCCCAACCTCCAAAATGAAATCACAAATGTGcacaaattccactgaaagttgctgtttcatattcgaaaaggttgaggaattagggtagtataATTTTAATAGCACAAAACAAAGTAAACTACCAGAATAGCAGATTGGAGCTTTATTCCATGTAGGTCACAAACATCATAAAATTAAGTTATGAATTGGCATTGGGTCCCTTTCTGCGTCCGAATGTGGCAACAACATTGACAAATCGTCGGTTGTACTGCATTCTTCTCTTGGCACGGCCAGTCTTTGActtcttcttttcctgtttgTCAACCTGAAAAACATCATAATAGATACAGAATTAGAGCACTTGTCTGAGCCACATGACATCTGAGACCAGTGTTCCCTATTACACCAAAACACCAGAAGTTGATACCCAAAAGAATCGTttgtatgtacaacatgactGCAGTCATGCCTCCTACATGAGAACAGTCTGGTAAACGGAGATGAACTATATCTGATCTGCTCTATGACAGTTACTAGTTACAGGTAACGCTGAAGGGAAAGAAAACGTGACATACATTTGTTGGCAACACTACAGAAGAGCTGGGCAGTTGGAGGCACATGAATGTAAATCTTTAGCTTAATTATATAAGGTACcgaaacatttaccttaacatggattgtaacacaaatgaaaaaaaggaaCGTCatcaattttgtaatttactgtaatGAAAACATGCTGGCCCTCAACATTGAAACATACCTTTCATGTTTATACTGTGCTTTACATATATTCAAAGCCTGTGCTAAATACTTCtattattttttctgatatCACCCCAAACATTTGCCTCAAGTTCTAATAGAAAAATATATTAGATCGTGAATCTTGTACTTCACAAAAATACATTAGATCGTGAATTTTGTACTtaacaaaatatgcacaaaCGATGTAACATCCAACTTGCGATACTGTGGCTGTgcttaataaatgtataaaaacctCGGCTTCATTTTCAtactttctttgcctttaaattcaTGGGAGTCATTTCTGTCCAATCAAAATTTAATACCCCCGATACAATTCTTAGTTTCTGGTTCTATAAGTTGAAATTTTGTCATTTGTCTTAAGTAAACATTTATAAGGTAGTTATAGCTTTAATTCCTAGGCCAAAATATAATCTCAAGTTTTGTTTCAAAACCTTGCAATTGTCAGAAATGGCTATGGAATCTAGTTGATCAGACGATCCTAATCAGTTTCAATATCTATGGCCTATATAGAATGTTCACTTTTACAGTAAATAAGAGTCACTCAAGAATACAGAGCAAGGGTCCATGGAAGTCATTTTTTCATGTACCTGCCACCGCTTTCTGAGcgaaattgagtttttctttcaacttttgtACATTCCTTCAttgaataaagtaattattACAACCTATATATGAACACAAGCTGGCCTCCTGGTTGATACTGCAAGCTGATAATCGATGCACACTGCAGTTATTGTTATGtgtatttcaggataccagTCTAGTGTGAAGGCCTCCCCAGACAGCTAGCAACCTAGAGCATCACTCTAGATTGACTAAAACTCACAACATGAGCAACTGGTCTTGGCATCACTTTActcaaaatattcaacaatcATTAATCAAGACAAAATAGTCATGCATTAATGGCTTATGGAATATGTGGTTGTCACTTTCAGTCTGTAAAAGGACATGTCAGAAATGacctaaagaaaaaaaaaacatttgagaaaatcaaaaatcttacatgtattctAGAAACTAATCTGAAACAGGTTGCTTTGCGGAACTTTGGGTATGTTCAAATTGAATTTatgtaaaactaaatatttctttcaaaaacctcaaattgaataaatataaccagttattGAGTTTGTTATTCAATCGACGGACCAAATACTGGCTCATCTAGACGAGATGCTAATATTGGAGAATCTTTTAATATTTCTCACCATCCATAATTTTGGACCAAGGGTTTCATTTTATCTGAGAATGCCAGCCAACAACCTCTTTATGCACAGGTCAGCTTTGTGAATTGTTACTGATATAACAACAGCTAAAAGCTGCATGGCCAGAAGTATGTTAACTCATGCAATTTCAATCCTCACTGCAGTCAACAATAAATTCAATTCTCGCAGATTGCTCTTAATTTTCTATCTCCTGTAAACAAATTATGAAAGTGACATAGCCTCCAATATTCATTACCAGAGAACAGAATACAAACCTTTGGAGTCTGACCCTTCACTTTACCAGCACGAGCCAGAGAACCGTGAACTTTTCCTGCAAACAGAAATTAGTCTGGTTAGAGCAACCAATATTGATCTTAAGGCTGTACCAAGGCATCAAGTGCATTCACCACTTTTCAAGACCATAAAGAATTTTCCTGGTTGGTAATGCCAAATGAAGAACTCTCTACCAGTTTCCGGTATAACGCACAAGAATTATTCCAGGGAGATAACACAATCATAGCTGTCTGCATTAACTTACCTCCGAACAGTCTGAGCTCCACATTGACGGTGGCCAGGTCGGGCAGAGTGCCAAGCTGGATAGAGCCATCCAAGGGTTTGCCAGCATAAAAGACAACCTGGTCCTCAAGAGGATAGCCCTCTGTCTCATTCACAAGTGTCTGACAAGAAACATGACTCGTGAATTTGTTATTCAAACATCAATAATGAATGTCATCTAGCAGTGATGCAAATTTTGTTTATCAGCAGGTGGTCAAAAAAGAAttaaacaacacattttgtaaaatggGCGAACAGTAagttcatacattttgtacTCTAAAAATTACCCAAGTGGGTGTAGTCTCCAACTAAAAGTGTTCAAGATTAAAATCCCAAGACTCAAATTCAGTCAACAGCaactcatgttttttttcaaaagtctTGTGCATGTAGTCAGAATACTTTCTCACCTTGACATCCTGCACGGTCTCCTCACCTGACAGAGTCAGGGTGTGGATCTCTCCCGCTTGTACAAATAGCTGCATTGTCACCTGTCACAGACAAAACAAGAGTAAGTGACACAGtccaatgaaaaaaacaaggacATTCATTTTTTGAATGACTAACTGAATATAAAAAAGATTTTCATCCACAAAATATCGTGCAGGGTTTTAGTCCAGCTTTGATCCGACAAACATTTTGCAACGCAATACATACACTACCCtgattcttctaaaatttgcgACAGGTATTTGTAATGTTGAAAGTAGgatattacatttctctcccagccTTTTGGAAGAGTGAAGATATGAGTGTGTTGTTCAtcagatggtctaaccatgtcagaaaaaaaaaagaaactcaatattcctgctaaaattacatatatattggctaaaatgtgcAGACAAGGTGTCCCAAATCATGGTAGCTCCACGAATGAAGTTAGCATAAGATCAAGCTTTGTGATACTGTACCTATCTGTCAGTTTCATGCATTCCTGGCATGATTCTCCAGTTTAGACACTATTTctaatcataaaacattaacCAGATCTGGTAGATTTATGcatcaaaaaacaaagaatCATAGCCTGCTGGCATCTCAGCCTTTAGTTTAAGTACAGTTAATGCATAAGACGAAAGAATTTTCATGTCTGTGTAATATCTCCATAATTGGACTTAAGACTAAAATTCACAAGAATTGTGATGTAAAGGCAAATAGCGATTGTGAcaaaatgtgcgtaaatatttcagcttttagAATTGCCAAGCTTTATGTGTACTCGGGATGAATGTGACGTGCATGCATCGGAACTGAACGTGGAGGTAGCTCTTCGTAAGCATTATACTGGAATCGGGTCCACATAGCACTCGGGCTACTTTGTCATAAACTGTTGAAGAACTGTGTTTAGTcacagtttagtcacaccaaAACTTAACATCCCGTATTAAATGAAGTCATTATTGCCAGATGAGAGACGTATGACAATTCTATACGCTAGATCATCATCAGATATGAAAAGCAAAACAACGCTGACAGCCTTTCAATATcaggtttgttgttgttgtatcattCGTAGAAATGCTCATCATTTAGACGGCAAATTTTAGAGAAATATGTTACCTTTTACCTTGATGTAGAATTAATTCGACAGTACAATATGTCCGCTTACATAAATCAGCTGTCCACTGGTAAATGAAAACACGGTTGTGAACTTATGCCCTAAATAATCAAGTGGATTACTTACACGTGCATGTGCAATCAAGAAGGAGGTTAAAAAGACAGCGTTTGCGCAAATC encodes the following:
- the LOC135468323 gene encoding ubiquitin-like FUBI-ribosomal protein eS30 fusion protein; this translates as MQLFVQAGEIHTLTLSGEETVQDVKTLVNETEGYPLEDQVVFYAGKPLDGSIQLGTLPDLATVNVELRLFGGKVHGSLARAGKVKGQTPKVDKQEKKKSKTGRAKRRMQYNRRFVNVVATFGRRKGPNANS